One Thermomonas paludicola genomic window, CGACGTCCGCCATCAGGGCGCGCACATGCAATTCACCCTGTGCCTGCCGGACGGCTCTCGCACCGACTGCACGCTGGCGTTGCCCGGGCGGCACAACGTGCAGAACGCGCTGGCTGCAGCTGCCATCGGCTGGCAGCTTGGCGTGCCAAGCACGGCCATTGCGCGTGCGTTTGAATCGTTCGAGGGCATCGGTCGGCGATTCAATCAGCTGGCCACGCTGCCGCTGGAAGGCGGCGGCGAGGTGGCATTGGTGGACGATTACGGCCACCACCCGAAGGAGTTGGCCGCGGTGTTCGCGGCGGCGCGCGGCGGCTGGCCGGACAAGCGTCTGGTGGTGGCATTCCAGCCGCACCGCTATTCGCGGACACGGGATTTGTTCGATGAATTCGCGGCGGTCCTGTCGAGCGTCGATGCGCTGGTGCTGACCGAGGTGTATCCGGCGGGCGAGGCGCCGATTGCCGGCGCCGATGCCAAGTCGCTGGCGCGCAGCATCCGCACGCGCGGCCGGATCGACCCGGTGGTGGTCGGCAGTGCGCCGGAACTGGCCAGCGTGCTGCCGGGCGTCTTGCGTGACGGCGACCTGCTGCTGTTGATGGGGGCCGGCGACATTGGCGCGGCCGCGCAGCAGATCGCGCGCGACGGGTTGCCGGGAGCGGGCGCATGACGACGATGTTCCCGCCGCTGCGCAGCACCGACCCCGCCGTGTTCGGGCGGGTGGCGGTGCTGATGGGTGGCAGCAGCAGCGAGCGCGACGTGTCGCTGGATTCCGGCCGCAACGTGTTGCAAGCGCTGCGCGCGCGTGGCGTGGATGCGCACGCGGTGGACGGCATCCCCGCACTGGTGGATGCGCTGGTACACGGCCAGTTCGACCGCGTGTTCAACATCCTGCACGGCAACAGGGGGGGCGGCGAAGACGGCGTGCTGCAGGGATTGCTGCAGGCGCTGGAAGTGCCGTTCACCGGCTCCGGCGTGCTTGGCAGCGCGCTGAGCATGGACAAGATCCGCACCAAGCAGGTCTGGCTGGCAGCGGGCCTGCCGACGCCGAGATTCGTGCGCCTGCCGCCCGGTGCAGACGATGCACAGGGAAGTGCGAGTGCCGCGGGAGGCAGGATGCCGGGAGCGGCCCTGCGCGCGGCCGCGCTGGAACTGGGCCTGCCGGTGTTCGTGAAGCCGTCCTGCGAAGGCTCCAGCGTTGGCGTGGCAAGGGTGCAGACAGAGGCCGACATCGATGCCGCGATCGACGTCGCACGCGCGTACGGCGGCGAAATGCTGATGGAGCGGATGGTCGTCGGCGACGAACTGACCGTGGGCATCCTGGGCGCTGTCGCCCTGCCCTCGATCCGGATCGTGCCGAAGGGCGAGTGGTACGACTACAACGCCAAATACATCGCCGAAGACACCCGCTACCTGTGCCCCGGGCTGGATGGTGCGGACGAAGAAGCGATCCGCGCGCTGGCGCTGGAGGCATTCGTGTCCGCCGGCTGCAGCGGCTGGGGCCGGGTTGACGTGATGCGTGACCGCAGCAGCGGTGAGCTGCTGCTGCTGGAAGTGAACACCGCGCCGGGGATGACCAGCCACTCGCTGGTGCCCAAGGCCGCAAGCCAGCTGGGCGTGGCGTTCGAGGAACTGTGCTGGCGGATCCTGGAGCAGACCCTGTGAACGCGCTGAAGCGCCCGTTGCTGTGGCTGCTGGCAGTGGCGCTGGTCGCGTTGCCGGTCGTCGCCGTGGTGGAAGGCTGGATGGGTGGCGCGCACTGGCCGCTGCGCACCCTGCGCGTGCAGGGGCAGCTGGTGCGCGTGGATCGCGCGCAGTTGCAGGCGGCGGTGCTGCCGCATGCGCAACGTGGCTTCTTTGCGGTGGACCTGGGCGACGTGCAGCATGCGGTGGACCGCTTGCCCTGGGTCGAGCGCGCCGAGGTGCGCAAGCATTGGCCGGACGTGCTCGAAGTCCGCATCGTGGAACACCGTCCGTTCGCGCGCTGGGGTGAGGCGCGCCTGCTGTCCGAGCATGGCCGGCTGTTCCCGGTGGGCAAGCTGCAGGTGCCTGCCGGCCTGCCGCTGCTGGACGGGCCCGAGGGCCGGGTGCCGGAAGTGGTGGCGCTGTACAACCAGGCGCGCGAACAACTGGCCATTGCCGGTGGCGTGCTGGGCGTGGCGCTGGATCGGCGCGGCAGCTGGTCGATCACCCTGCATGACGGGACCCGCGTGGTGCTGGGTCACGATGATCCCGGCGCGCGGCTGGCCAGGTTCGCGCCGTTGTTGCCGCAACTGACCGCGCTGAATCCGCGCCGTCGCCTGCTGCGCGCCGACCTTCGCTACACCAATGGTTTCGCACTGGCCTGGTCGCAGGCGGGCGCGACCGATGTGCAATCCCCCCCTCCGAATTCCGGCTCCAAGACATGAATCGCAAAGGCGACAAATCCCTCATCGTGGGCCTCGACATCGGCACGTCCAAGGTCACCGCACTGGTCGGCGAATACGCGCCCGGCGAGCCCATCGAGGTGATCGGGATCGGCTCCCACGAATCGCGCGGCCTGCGCCGTGGCGTGGTGGTCGATATCGACTCCACCGTGCAGTCGATCCAGCGCGCGGTGGAGGAAGCGGAGCTGATGGCCGGCTGCGAAGTCAGTGGCGTGTACGCCTCGATTTCCGGCAACCACATCCAGTGCCGCAACTCGCAGGGCGTGGCGCCGATCCGCGACGGCGAGGTCACCCATGCCGACCTCGATCGCGTGCTCGAGGCT contains:
- a CDS encoding cell division protein FtsQ/DivIB, with translation MNALKRPLLWLLAVALVALPVVAVVEGWMGGAHWPLRTLRVQGQLVRVDRAQLQAAVLPHAQRGFFAVDLGDVQHAVDRLPWVERAEVRKHWPDVLEVRIVEHRPFARWGEARLLSEHGRLFPVGKLQVPAGLPLLDGPEGRVPEVVALYNQAREQLAIAGGVLGVALDRRGSWSITLHDGTRVVLGHDDPGARLARFAPLLPQLTALNPRRRLLRADLRYTNGFALAWSQAGATDVQSPPPNSGSKT
- a CDS encoding D-alanine--D-alanine ligase, encoding MTTMFPPLRSTDPAVFGRVAVLMGGSSSERDVSLDSGRNVLQALRARGVDAHAVDGIPALVDALVHGQFDRVFNILHGNRGGGEDGVLQGLLQALEVPFTGSGVLGSALSMDKIRTKQVWLAAGLPTPRFVRLPPGADDAQGSASAAGGRMPGAALRAAALELGLPVFVKPSCEGSSVGVARVQTEADIDAAIDVARAYGGEMLMERMVVGDELTVGILGAVALPSIRIVPKGEWYDYNAKYIAEDTRYLCPGLDGADEEAIRALALEAFVSAGCSGWGRVDVMRDRSSGELLLLEVNTAPGMTSHSLVPKAASQLGVAFEELCWRILEQTL